In one Deltaproteobacteria bacterium genomic region, the following are encoded:
- a CDS encoding squalene/phytoene synthase family protein, translated as MNFWVQKGCNLKKILKGVSRSIYLSLIFLPKKIRHTMGLGYLFCRAADTIADTDLIPAEERLKILSLYRKQFIEENDTQELSEISTKIVTGGGLPDEEKLVANLSACFSLLESLPPADQQLLKDLVLELTLGMVMDLKIFGQGHSAKRSLNPRELDQYTYYVAGVVGKFWTRVLVSHFNSLKKWDLGRMADLGIRFGKGLQWVNILRDQHRDQERGRNYLNPLESQAVYLKQARDLLESGWLYIQEIPFWSVRLRGVCLIPLLLGFKTLRLPEGQKVTRREVYTVALLSLFLFWSPSLLRKLVLKPGLQGE; from the coding sequence ATGAATTTCTGGGTTCAGAAAGGGTGCAACCTCAAAAAAATCCTTAAAGGAGTTTCGCGGTCGATCTATCTCAGCCTCATCTTCCTCCCCAAAAAAATCCGTCACACCATGGGGCTCGGGTATCTCTTCTGCCGGGCGGCAGACACGATTGCCGATACCGACCTGATCCCCGCCGAGGAGCGGCTGAAAATATTAAGCCTTTACCGGAAACAGTTCATCGAGGAAAACGATACCCAGGAATTAAGCGAGATCAGCACAAAAATTGTTACCGGAGGAGGCCTGCCGGACGAAGAAAAGTTGGTGGCCAACCTTTCCGCCTGTTTCTCCCTTTTAGAATCACTCCCCCCGGCCGATCAGCAACTCCTCAAGGACCTCGTGCTGGAACTCACCTTGGGGATGGTGATGGATTTAAAAATTTTCGGTCAGGGCCATTCGGCAAAACGATCTCTCAATCCTCGGGAACTGGACCAATACACCTATTATGTTGCCGGTGTTGTCGGAAAATTTTGGACCCGGGTCCTGGTTTCCCATTTTAACTCCCTCAAAAAATGGGACTTGGGGCGAATGGCCGATCTGGGGATCCGGTTTGGCAAGGGGTTGCAGTGGGTGAACATCCTGAGGGATCAACACCGGGATCAGGAACGGGGCCGCAACTACCTCAACCCCTTAGAATCCCAGGCTGTCTACCTGAAACAGGCGAGAGACCTCCTTGAATCGGGATGGCTCTACATTCAGGAGATCCCTTTCTGGTCGGTCCGGTTGAGGGGAGTTTGTCTGATTCCTCTCCTCCTCGGGTTTAAAACATTGCGCCTGCCCGAGGGGCAGAAGGTGACACGACGAGAGGTTTATACCGTCGCACTGCTCTCCCTATTTCTCTTCTGGTCCCCTTCCCTTTTGCGTAAACTGGTTCTTAAACCAGGTTTGCAGGGCGAGTGA